In Alicyclobacillus macrosporangiidus CPP55, a single window of DNA contains:
- a CDS encoding ATP-binding protein, giving the protein MKLLRRMLLINWHYMVHELIEFAPVTFLTGKNAAGKSTILDALQLVILGDTSGHYFNKAANNGSGNRKRTLRGYLRGEVAEENDRTITLREGQFSSYVVLEFCEERGRNPMCFGVVFDCMPDASYEWRFFSLADALPDFHFIRDGVPLDIKGLRSWGQQRKSRFEMYESNKRYQEVFLARMGNLRDKFFRLFRKAVPFEPIMDIPGFISEFVCDVNKDLDIADMRENIRHYRRMEEELRVVKARIQALEEMEKTFQGRAAAEQKIQLYEYLLDRAQLAQREQDLASLQQRLQACDQEAAQVEARLAEQTEARERVQARRDDLLEERAKSDVYQRKQQLEQRKQLLETQFQQIRRDGERQDRFLMDHGGRWKAVAGALAEAPQWFSGTALAALDGEETPEGRLWQSAPLYAQAREALTAGLAAWPRPAGWAKHGLLDPPLAAADAAEVAEAGAHLQEAARLLGEAHAVMRTTVRLWDEEAGDLERAIAELRRGVKQYDRKVIELRDTLRAGLAAQGLPAQVEIFADLLDVRDPAWQAAIEGYLHTQRFYLLVAPEAFTPALRLYDQVKREKHLFDVGLVDIAKVMQDGPEPLPGSLAEEIVTDNPYARAYADFLLGRVMKVDHVDELRQHRTAITRDGMLYQNYVARQLNPRRWETLYIGKRAIQHQLEQKTRRLERVRAWLDAFRPRLARVQEWAAQPVPAPSELAAVAEFAEAVAELDGIRAGYRQVLDDLAGLDLSRLLRIGEEIDRCETELRRIHQDIEQLRDRRGRVLAQRDRLAEEDIPAAERAVADQKHLISTRYDPMFRADTGEPRFEQEWKRLGSAETIQANFGRQLNVERNRAQEAWTALVHQREMYNRQFGAGFDIQRPDNAVYDQELAWLRDTQLTEYETHIREAKERAQVQFQEDFINKLRNNIETVQQQIDEINRALREVSFGGRERYQFKVSPNPQYEPFYRMIMDDLLLEGKSLFSQAFLDKHGDTIEELFRHIVDVDERDPAVQAELEKNLEKFTDYRTYLDFDLLVKDEEGRESRLSRVIAKKSGGETQTPFYIAVLASFAQVYRVNQPGFDNTLRLIAFDEAYNKMDHQRIRDSIQLVRDLNLQVILAAPTEKIADIVPCVDRTIVVQRIKSETRVAPFEPLALEGVRS; this is encoded by the coding sequence ATGAAACTCTTGCGGCGGATGCTGCTCATCAACTGGCATTACATGGTGCACGAGTTGATTGAGTTCGCGCCGGTGACCTTCCTCACCGGCAAGAATGCGGCCGGCAAGTCGACCATCCTCGACGCCCTGCAGCTGGTGATCCTCGGGGACACCAGCGGCCACTACTTCAACAAGGCGGCCAACAACGGCAGCGGCAACCGCAAACGCACCCTGCGCGGGTATCTGCGCGGGGAGGTGGCCGAGGAGAACGACCGGACCATCACCCTGCGCGAAGGCCAGTTCTCATCCTACGTGGTGCTCGAGTTCTGCGAGGAGCGCGGGCGTAACCCGATGTGCTTTGGGGTGGTGTTCGACTGCATGCCCGACGCCTCCTATGAGTGGCGCTTCTTCTCCCTGGCCGATGCCCTGCCGGACTTTCACTTCATCCGCGACGGCGTGCCGCTCGACATCAAGGGCCTGCGCTCCTGGGGGCAGCAGCGGAAAAGCCGCTTCGAGATGTACGAGAGCAACAAGCGATACCAGGAGGTCTTCCTCGCCCGCATGGGCAATCTGCGGGACAAGTTCTTCCGGCTCTTCCGGAAAGCGGTGCCGTTCGAGCCCATCATGGACATCCCGGGGTTCATCTCGGAGTTCGTCTGCGACGTCAACAAGGACCTGGACATCGCGGACATGCGCGAGAACATCCGCCACTACCGGCGGATGGAGGAGGAGTTGCGCGTCGTCAAGGCGCGCATCCAGGCGCTCGAAGAGATGGAGAAGACGTTCCAGGGTCGCGCCGCCGCCGAGCAGAAGATCCAATTGTACGAGTACCTCCTGGATCGGGCGCAGCTGGCCCAGCGTGAGCAAGATTTGGCGAGCCTGCAGCAGCGGCTGCAGGCCTGCGATCAGGAGGCGGCCCAGGTGGAGGCTCGCCTGGCCGAGCAGACCGAGGCGCGCGAGCGGGTGCAGGCCCGCCGGGATGATCTGTTGGAGGAGCGCGCCAAATCGGACGTCTACCAGCGCAAGCAGCAGCTCGAGCAGCGTAAGCAACTGCTCGAGACCCAGTTCCAGCAGATCCGCCGGGACGGGGAGCGGCAGGACCGGTTTTTGATGGATCACGGTGGCCGCTGGAAGGCCGTCGCGGGCGCGCTGGCCGAGGCACCCCAGTGGTTCTCCGGCACGGCCCTGGCGGCGCTGGACGGGGAGGAGACCCCCGAGGGGCGGCTCTGGCAGAGCGCGCCCTTGTACGCGCAGGCGCGCGAGGCCCTCACCGCCGGGCTGGCGGCGTGGCCCCGGCCGGCCGGTTGGGCGAAGCACGGGTTGCTCGATCCGCCCCTCGCCGCCGCCGACGCGGCCGAGGTGGCGGAGGCCGGCGCGCATCTGCAGGAGGCCGCTCGCCTGCTCGGCGAGGCCCACGCCGTGATGCGCACCACCGTGCGCCTCTGGGACGAGGAAGCCGGCGATCTGGAGCGGGCCATCGCCGAGCTGCGCCGCGGGGTGAAGCAATATGATCGCAAGGTGATTGAGCTGCGCGACACCCTGCGCGCGGGCCTCGCGGCCCAGGGGCTGCCGGCGCAGGTGGAGATCTTCGCCGACCTCCTGGACGTGCGCGATCCCGCCTGGCAGGCGGCCATCGAAGGGTATCTTCACACGCAGCGCTTCTACCTGTTGGTGGCGCCGGAGGCCTTCACGCCGGCCCTCCGGCTGTACGACCAGGTCAAGCGCGAGAAACACCTGTTCGACGTGGGCCTGGTGGACATCGCCAAGGTGATGCAGGATGGGCCCGAGCCGCTGCCGGGATCGCTGGCCGAAGAGATCGTCACCGACAACCCGTACGCCCGGGCGTACGCCGACTTCCTGCTCGGCCGCGTGATGAAAGTCGATCACGTGGACGAGCTGCGCCAGCACCGGACCGCCATCACCCGAGACGGCATGTTGTACCAGAACTACGTCGCCCGCCAGCTCAACCCGCGCCGCTGGGAGACCCTCTACATCGGCAAGCGGGCCATTCAGCACCAGCTGGAGCAAAAGACCCGGCGCCTGGAGCGGGTGCGGGCCTGGCTCGACGCCTTTCGCCCTCGCCTCGCCCGGGTGCAGGAGTGGGCCGCGCAACCCGTCCCCGCTCCCTCCGAACTGGCGGCGGTGGCCGAGTTCGCCGAGGCGGTGGCGGAGCTGGACGGGATTCGCGCCGGCTACCGGCAGGTCCTCGACGATCTGGCCGGCCTCGACCTGTCGCGGCTGTTGCGCATCGGCGAGGAGATCGACCGCTGCGAGACGGAGCTTCGGCGCATCCACCAGGACATCGAGCAGCTGCGCGATCGGCGCGGGCGGGTGCTGGCCCAGCGGGATCGGCTGGCGGAGGAGGACATCCCCGCCGCCGAGCGGGCGGTGGCCGATCAGAAGCACCTCATCTCCACCCGCTACGATCCGATGTTTCGCGCCGACACCGGCGAACCGCGCTTCGAGCAGGAGTGGAAGCGCCTTGGCTCGGCGGAGACCATCCAGGCCAACTTCGGCCGCCAGCTGAACGTGGAGCGTAACCGCGCCCAGGAGGCGTGGACGGCCTTGGTGCACCAGCGCGAGATGTACAACCGGCAGTTCGGCGCGGGCTTTGACATCCAGCGCCCGGACAACGCGGTGTACGACCAGGAGCTGGCCTGGTTGCGCGACACCCAGCTGACGGAGTACGAGACCCACATCCGCGAGGCGAAGGAGCGGGCTCAGGTCCAGTTCCAGGAGGACTTCATCAACAAGCTGCGCAACAACATCGAGACGGTGCAGCAGCAGATCGACGAGATCAACCGGGCCCTGCGCGAGGTGTCCTTCGGCGGGCGCGAGCGCTACCAGTTCAAGGTCTCGCCCAACCCGCAGTACGAGCCGTTCTACCGGATGATCATGGACGACCTGCTCCTGGAGGGCAAGAGCCTCTTCTCGCAGGCGTTCCTCGACAAGCACGGCGACACGATTGAGGAGCTGTTCCGGCACATCGTCGACGTGGACGAGCGCGATCCCGCCGTGCAGGCGGAGCTCGAGAAAAACCTGGAGAAGTTCACCGACTACCGCACCTATCTGGACTTCGATCTCCTGGTGAAGGACGAGGAGGGCCGGGAGTCGAGGTTGTCCCGCGTGATCGCCAAGAAGTCGGGGGGCGAGACGCAGACCCCGTTTTACATCGCGGTCCTGGCCTCTTTCGCCCAGGTGTACCGGGTGAATCAACCGGGGTTCGACAACACCCTGCGCCTGATTGCGTTCGACGAGGCGTACAACAAGATGGACCACCAGCGCATCCGCGACAGCATCCAGCTGGTGCGCGACTTGAATCTGCAGGTCATTCTCGCGGCGCCGACAGAGAAGATCGCCGACATCGTCCCGTGCGTCGACCGCACCATCGTCGTCCAGCGCATCAAGTCGGAGACCCGGGTGGCGCCCTTTGAACCCCTCGCCCTGGAGGGGGTGCGCTCGTGA
- a CDS encoding DUF4194 domain-containing protein, which yields MDWQSRFTALTEADKEEFARVLSLLFEHTFIVRDEWDPKQGRVVTNRDYRFVERNLELFHAYLQAGGFELQADGRRGVMAVYNRYGRNRMKVDKYTTYLLYVLRLIYEEEMERASMRREVVVTLQHILEKLMALGLMDRRIAATHLGGALNRLRRLHILARIEGFADELESRWLIYPTIEVAVPDERINHLYQRLTAGEFGPLGEGAGAGEDATAEAGGDVGDDEDAGEDWADDAEEEGDA from the coding sequence ATGGACTGGCAGAGCCGTTTCACGGCGTTGACGGAGGCGGACAAGGAGGAGTTCGCGCGCGTCCTCAGCCTGTTGTTCGAGCACACCTTCATCGTTCGGGACGAGTGGGACCCGAAGCAGGGGCGGGTCGTCACCAACCGGGATTACCGCTTCGTCGAACGGAACCTCGAGCTGTTTCACGCGTATCTGCAGGCGGGCGGGTTCGAACTGCAGGCGGACGGGCGCCGCGGCGTCATGGCGGTGTACAACCGCTACGGCCGCAACCGCATGAAGGTGGACAAGTACACCACCTACCTGCTGTACGTCCTGCGCCTCATCTACGAGGAGGAGATGGAGCGGGCCTCCATGCGCCGGGAGGTGGTGGTCACCCTCCAGCACATCCTGGAGAAGCTGATGGCGTTGGGGCTGATGGACCGCCGAATCGCCGCCACCCACCTGGGAGGCGCCCTCAACCGGCTGCGGCGCCTGCACATCCTTGCCCGCATCGAAGGCTTCGCGGACGAGCTGGAGAGCCGTTGGTTGATCTACCCCACCATCGAGGTGGCGGTGCCGGATGAGCGGATCAATCACCTGTACCAGCGCCTGACGGCCGGCGAATTCGGGCCGCTCGGCGAGGGCGCGGGTGCCGGGGAGGACGCGACGGCGGAGGCTGGCGGAGACGTCGGGGACGACGAGGACGCGGGTGAAGACTGGGCGGACGACGCGGAGGAGGAGGGAGACGCATGA